Proteins found in one Acipenser ruthenus chromosome 18, fAciRut3.2 maternal haplotype, whole genome shotgun sequence genomic segment:
- the LOC117402048 gene encoding bactericidal permeability-increasing protein-like encodes MWLYLITLLAIPHHALGANPGLESVITQKALEYAKQVGASLAQEKLGGLTIPDMTGSISISPFGKVDYSLSGMHVVNFNLPEPVVGFAEEAGIKIGISGMNVAINGNWGDHYQLIRDSGSFDLAVYGLAVSVLVGVGSDSTGHLTVSSANCDASVGDLEVTFHGGTSWLYNLFKKIIQGLVHEQLNNKLCPMISDYIDGLEPLLQKINVSYQYDPYVVFEFPLIHPPAIGASNMEFDCKGEFYSVEHRGEFPFTPEQFQLHDQNRMVSVGLSQSSANSAGFAYHSAGILRIRLTDSMIPKVSPIRLNTTSFESFIPELPKRYPGMLMLVDLFTSQQPLITFQPDNVTAQAFGAAKVYVILPNTTLAPVFVLDICASFSAKLFMSDLKLTGFMTLNNVSLNLASSELGPFQTKSMENVIRAGIHLAVLPEVNAKLKSGIPLPATPEVSLVNPVLKVNQGFVVLATDVSYSP; translated from the exons ATGTGGTTGTATTTGATAACCCTTCTGGCCATACCCCACCATGCACTGGGAGCCAACCCAGGACTGGAGAGCGTGATTACCCAGAAGGCACTGGAATACG CTAAGCAGGTTGGAGCGAGCTTGGCACAGGAGAAGCTGGGAGGCTTGACTATCCCAGATATGACAGGCAGTATCAGTATCTCTCCTTTTGGCAAGGTGGACTACTCCCTGAGTGG GATGCACGTGGTCAACTTCAACCTCCCTGAGCCTGTGGTGGGGTTTGCTGAAGAGGCCGGGATCAAGATTGGAATCAGCGGAATGAACGTTGCAATAAATGGAAATTGGGGAGACCATTACCAGCTGAT AAGAGACAGTGGCTCCTTCGACTTGGCGGTGTACGGGCTCGCGGTGTCTGTGTTGGTTGGGGTGGGCTCCGATTCCACCGGCCACCTCACCGTATCCAGCGCCAACTGCGATGCCAGCGTGGGGGATCTGGAGGTGACGTTCCACGGGGGCACCAG ttggcTGTAtaacctctttaaaaaaataatacaaggtCTAGTTCATGAACAACTCAATAACAAG ctgTGCCCGATGATCAGTGACTATATCGACGGGTTGGAGCCTCTTCTCCAGAAGATAAACG TGTCCTATCAATATGACCCCTATGTTGTGTTTGAGTTTCCTCTCATCCACCCTCCTGCCATCGGGGCCTCTAACATGGAGTTTGATTGTAAG GGGGAGTTCTACAGTGTTGAGCATCGCGGGGAGTTCCCTTTCACCCCTGAGCAGTTCCAGCTCCACGATCAGAACCGCATGGTCTCTGTGGGACTCTCCCAGTCCTCCGCAAACTCTGCTGGCTTCGCTTACCACTCCGCTGGGATCCTCCGGATCAGGCTCACTGACAGCATG ATTCCCAAAGTTTCTCCAATCAGACTCAACACTACCAGCTTTGAGTCCTTCATCCCGGAG CTTCCCAAGCGCTACCCCGGCATGTTGATGCTGGTGGATCTGTTTACCAGCCAGCAGCCGCTCATCACTTTCCAGCCAGACAACGTGACCGCGCAGGCGTTCGGAGCTGCCAAGGTGTACGTCATCCTGCCCAACACCACCCTGGCGCCCGTCTTCGTGCTGGACATC TGTGCCAGCTTCAGTGCCAAGCTATTCATGTCTGATTTGAAACTCACTGGATTCATGACTCTGAATAA CGTCAGTCTAAACCTGGCCTCTTCTGAACTGGGGCCATTCCAG ACCAAATCTATGGAGAATGTGATCCGAGCAGGGATACATCTGGCAGTGCTGCCCGAGGTGAACG caaaGCTGAAGAGTGGCATCCCTCTCCCTGCCACTCCGGAGGTCAGTCTGGTCAATCCTGTGCTCAAGGTCAACCAG GGGTTTGTAGTGTTAGCCACTGACGTTTCCTACAGTCCCTGA